One window of Microbacterium sp. Root61 genomic DNA carries:
- a CDS encoding N-acetylmannosamine-6-phosphate 2-epimerase produces the protein MRITASDIHDRLAHGLIVSCQAYPGEPMREPDTMARIARAAVVGGAAGIRLQGISDIRAAADLTVPVVGLWKDGAEGVFITPTLDHALAVAAAGADVVALDGTRRPRPDGRTLAETIAALREVHDVLVMADCGSLEDAVAAEAAGADFLGTTLSGYTGERPKTAGPDIELIAQIAQQCTKPVVAEGRIHSPADAAAALSAGAFAVCVGTAITHPTTITSWFVDALAAQTEETVA, from the coding sequence ATGAGAATCACCGCATCCGACATCCACGACCGGCTCGCCCACGGGCTGATCGTGTCGTGCCAGGCGTACCCGGGCGAACCGATGCGCGAACCCGACACCATGGCCCGCATCGCCCGGGCCGCCGTCGTCGGCGGTGCCGCCGGCATCCGCCTGCAGGGCATCAGCGACATCCGTGCCGCGGCCGACCTGACCGTCCCCGTGGTCGGGCTCTGGAAGGACGGCGCCGAAGGCGTCTTCATCACGCCGACCCTCGACCACGCTCTGGCCGTAGCCGCCGCGGGCGCCGATGTCGTCGCGCTCGACGGCACGCGCCGCCCCCGCCCGGACGGTCGCACGCTGGCCGAGACGATCGCCGCCCTGCGCGAGGTCCACGACGTGCTCGTGATGGCGGACTGCGGATCGCTGGAGGACGCCGTGGCCGCCGAGGCGGCCGGCGCCGACTTCCTCGGCACGACTCTGTCCGGCTACACCGGGGAGCGGCCGAAGACCGCCGGTCCCGATATCGAGCTCATCGCGCAGATCGCGCAGCAGTGCACAAAGCCGGTCGTCGCGGAAGGCCGCATCCATTCGCCGGCGGATGCTGCGGCCGCCCTTTCCGCCGGAGCCTTCGCCGTGTGCGTGGGCACGGCGATCACCCACCCCACGACGATCACGTCGTGGTTCGTCGACGCACTCGCGGCGCAGACCGAGGAGACCGTGGCCTGA
- a CDS encoding ROK family protein encodes MRDVVLAVDIGGTKTAAALVDRAGVLWDTASAPTPGRRGPAAILDTVVDLAGILRSRSTEPVAIRAIGVGTAGVVDVGRGLIISSTDTLAGWTGTDVAADLTTALSGPLGARLPIHVQNDVDAYAFGELRAGAAEGASSALVVAVGTGIGAAVIMGGEVVRGSRHVAGEMGHMPIAGAAHLRCPCGRMGHLEALGSGIGMHNHYLSLGGDPAVTDSRGILARAADGDEIASAALTDSAAAVGRGIAGAVTLLDPERVIVSGGVAGAGASWWRPMQDTVRGELITVLQSTPVLAGTLGDTAPLRGAAAAAWDQIEGRP; translated from the coding sequence ATGCGCGACGTCGTCCTCGCCGTCGACATCGGCGGCACGAAGACGGCGGCCGCACTCGTGGATCGTGCCGGAGTCCTGTGGGACACGGCATCCGCTCCGACGCCCGGCCGTCGCGGGCCCGCCGCGATCCTCGACACCGTCGTGGATCTCGCCGGGATCCTGCGGTCGCGGTCGACTGAGCCCGTTGCGATCCGTGCCATCGGGGTCGGGACGGCGGGAGTGGTCGATGTCGGTCGGGGGCTGATCATCTCCTCCACCGACACCCTGGCCGGGTGGACCGGAACCGACGTCGCGGCGGACCTCACCACGGCGCTGAGCGGACCGCTCGGCGCGCGTCTGCCCATTCACGTGCAGAACGACGTCGACGCGTACGCGTTCGGCGAGCTCCGTGCCGGAGCGGCCGAGGGCGCCTCGAGCGCACTCGTCGTGGCGGTCGGCACCGGTATCGGCGCCGCCGTGATCATGGGCGGCGAGGTGGTGCGCGGCAGCCGGCACGTGGCCGGCGAGATGGGCCACATGCCGATCGCCGGTGCCGCGCACCTGCGCTGCCCCTGCGGCCGGATGGGGCATCTCGAGGCGCTCGGCTCGGGCATCGGGATGCACAACCACTACCTCTCGCTCGGTGGTGACCCCGCGGTCACCGACTCCCGCGGGATCCTCGCCCGAGCGGCCGACGGCGATGAGATCGCCTCCGCCGCGCTGACGGACTCCGCCGCCGCCGTCGGTCGCGGCATCGCCGGGGCCGTCACCCTGCTCGACCCGGAGCGCGTCATCGTCAGCGGTGGCGTCGCGGGCGCCGGCGCGTCCTGGTGGCGCCCGATGCAGGACACTGTGCGCGGCGAACTCATCACCGTGCTGCAGAGCACCCCGGTGCTCGCCGGAACCCTCGGCGACACCGCACCGCTGCGCGGGGCCGCTGCCGCCGCGTGGGACCAGATCGAAGGACGACCATGA
- a CDS encoding dihydrodipicolinate synthase family protein: MTITTSSTAQLSGVVPPVVTPLLPDGSIDVASLEHLVEYLISSGVSGLFALGSSGETAYFTDDQRVEILTVIARANAGRLPIIAGAIELTSARVIETARRLIAAGADTIVTTAPLYAINSPSETAAHFRAVAAGIDAPLWAYDVPVRVHSKLSADLLVQLGTEGVIEGVKDSSGDDVGFRRLIAANAAAGSPLRLFTGHEVVVDAMALAGADGVVPGLANVEAAGYVRLWDAAGQGDWDTARAEQERLNRLFEIVFQTSGLSPDAAGVGAFKTAMVARGIIAQATMAFPVQPLPGEAVERIWAILESMDLLAAPVA; this comes from the coding sequence ATGACCATCACCACCTCTTCGACCGCTCAGCTCTCCGGCGTCGTCCCTCCCGTCGTCACGCCGCTGCTGCCCGACGGATCGATCGATGTCGCCTCGCTCGAGCACCTCGTCGAGTACCTCATCTCCTCCGGCGTCAGCGGCCTGTTCGCCCTGGGCTCGTCGGGTGAGACCGCCTACTTCACCGACGACCAGCGCGTCGAGATCCTCACGGTCATCGCCCGCGCGAACGCCGGTCGCCTGCCGATCATCGCCGGTGCCATCGAGCTCACCTCGGCGCGCGTGATCGAGACCGCCCGCCGCCTCATCGCCGCCGGCGCCGACACGATCGTGACCACGGCGCCGCTGTACGCGATCAACTCGCCCTCCGAGACGGCCGCGCACTTCCGCGCCGTGGCCGCCGGGATCGACGCACCGCTGTGGGCGTACGACGTTCCGGTGCGCGTGCACTCCAAGCTGTCGGCCGACCTGCTCGTGCAGCTCGGCACCGAGGGTGTCATCGAGGGCGTCAAGGACTCGTCCGGCGATGACGTCGGGTTCCGCCGCCTGATTGCCGCGAACGCCGCCGCCGGCAGCCCGCTGCGTCTGTTCACCGGCCACGAGGTCGTCGTGGACGCCATGGCGCTGGCCGGCGCCGACGGCGTCGTCCCGGGACTCGCCAACGTCGAAGCCGCCGGCTACGTCCGGCTGTGGGATGCCGCGGGCCAGGGCGACTGGGACACCGCACGTGCCGAGCAGGAGCGCCTGAACCGCCTGTTCGAGATCGTCTTCCAGACGAGCGGCCTCTCGCCGGATGCCGCCGGCGTCGGTGCGTTCAAGACCGCGATGGTCGCCCGTGGCATCATCGCCCAGGCCACCATGGCGTTCCCGGTCCAGCCCCTCCCGGGCGAGGCCGTGGAGCGCATCTGGGCGATCCTCGAGAGCATGGATCTCCTCGCCGCACCGGTGGCGTGA
- a CDS encoding ABC transporter ATP-binding protein: protein MSEPIIELRDVHVRFKTRTSGLFKKSYVDALAGVSLTVERGRTLGIVGESGSGKSTAAKVLVGLEQPTSGHVVFAGEQVTAFTGAVRNRLGRILSVVFQDPATALNSRMTIRDALLDPMQVHRIGSAASRDRRVRELIGLVGLPQSALDALPGQLSGGQRQRVAIARALALDPQVIVADEPTSALDVSVRAQILNLLTDLKNELGLGMVFISHDIQTVRYLSDEIAVMSKGRIVEFGAAAQVFDHPTDDYTRTLLGAAPSLLEPHFKN from the coding sequence ATGAGCGAGCCGATCATCGAGCTGCGGGACGTCCACGTCCGCTTCAAGACCCGGACGTCCGGGCTGTTCAAGAAGAGCTACGTCGATGCCCTCGCCGGCGTCTCCCTGACCGTCGAACGCGGGCGCACGCTCGGCATCGTCGGTGAATCGGGATCCGGCAAGTCCACGGCCGCGAAGGTGCTCGTCGGGCTCGAACAGCCCACGTCGGGTCATGTCGTGTTCGCCGGAGAGCAGGTGACCGCCTTCACGGGCGCCGTCCGCAACCGGCTCGGGCGCATCCTGTCCGTCGTCTTCCAGGACCCGGCGACGGCGCTGAACTCGCGCATGACGATCCGGGACGCCCTGCTGGATCCGATGCAGGTCCACCGCATCGGATCGGCCGCCTCCCGCGACCGCCGGGTGCGCGAGCTCATCGGACTGGTCGGACTGCCGCAGTCGGCGCTGGACGCGCTTCCCGGTCAGCTGTCCGGCGGGCAGCGTCAGCGCGTCGCGATCGCCCGCGCACTCGCGCTGGACCCGCAGGTGATCGTCGCCGACGAGCCCACGTCCGCCCTGGACGTCTCGGTGCGCGCGCAGATCCTCAACCTGCTCACCGACCTGAAGAACGAACTCGGCCTGGGCATGGTCTTCATCTCGCACGACATCCAGACCGTGCGGTATCTGTCCGACGAGATCGCGGTCATGAGCAAGGGCCGCATCGTCGAGTTCGGCGCTGCCGCCCAGGTTTTCGACCACCCCACCGATGACTACACACGCACGCTGCTCGGCGCCGCGCCTTCGCTGCTCGAGCCGCACTTCAAGAACTGA
- a CDS encoding dipeptide/oligopeptide/nickel ABC transporter permease/ATP-binding protein: MRRKLTERLSVPGLRLGGLSLGSLICLAIIAIITLAAIFAPFVAPYDPLASGPPVQPPSPEHWFGTDRQGRDIFSRLVYGGRYSLSIGLGATVIALLAAAVLGTIAATAPKWIAETLMRIMDVIMSFPGIALAAVFVAVFGKSLPVLILTIAFLYVPQLTRIVRANILDQYGEDYVSAVRVMGASTFRIIFKHVARNTLAPVLVFATVLVADAIIFEASLSFLQAGVPDPEPSWGNVIAAGRNLLMSGAWWATFFPGLLIMVTVLCLNILSDGMTDAMVAPRARKLSTEAVNTEEATSVLEEAQAPTGDDISAAEIADGRAFYDVEVPIVTEATAIIEATTAAVPLDERLAQLREVELSRTDRLVYTGDAAPLLEVQDLSISFPRHGDVAVVDGVNFTLRPGETMALVGESGCGKSITSLAVMGLLDESAKITGKIMFDGKDLLQMPQSERNALRGHDIAMIYQDALSSLNPAMPIRAQMKQLTSRGGTRSAEDLLTLVGLDPSRTLSSYPHELSGGQRQRVLIAMALTRNPRLVIADEPTTALDVTVQAQVIDLLNSLREELGFAMLFVSHDLALVAELAHRITVMYAGQVVEQATTRELLTQPMHEYTRGLLGAVLSIESGSDRLHQVPGTVPSPKDFPAGDRFAPRSSNPARNAGVVPVRRQIEGTEHFYSAHPDDAPVQPIGGAR, from the coding sequence ATGCGACGCAAACTGACTGAACGACTCTCCGTTCCCGGTCTTCGACTGGGGGGACTGTCCCTCGGATCCCTCATCTGCCTGGCGATCATCGCGATCATCACCCTGGCCGCGATCTTCGCGCCCTTCGTGGCGCCGTACGACCCGCTGGCCTCCGGTCCGCCGGTCCAGCCGCCGAGCCCGGAGCACTGGTTCGGCACCGACCGTCAGGGACGTGACATCTTCTCGCGCCTGGTCTACGGCGGACGCTACTCGCTCTCGATCGGCCTCGGTGCGACGGTCATCGCCCTCCTGGCGGCCGCCGTGCTCGGCACGATCGCGGCGACGGCGCCGAAGTGGATCGCCGAGACCCTGATGCGCATCATGGACGTCATCATGTCGTTCCCCGGCATCGCGCTGGCCGCGGTGTTCGTCGCAGTGTTCGGCAAGTCGCTCCCGGTGCTGATCCTGACGATCGCGTTCCTGTACGTCCCGCAGCTGACCCGCATCGTCCGCGCGAACATCCTCGACCAGTACGGCGAGGACTACGTCTCGGCGGTGCGCGTCATGGGTGCGTCCACGTTCCGGATCATCTTCAAGCATGTGGCGCGCAACACTCTGGCGCCGGTGCTCGTCTTCGCGACGGTCCTGGTCGCCGACGCGATCATCTTCGAGGCGTCGCTGTCGTTCCTGCAGGCCGGCGTGCCCGACCCCGAGCCCTCGTGGGGCAACGTCATCGCCGCCGGACGCAACCTGCTCATGAGCGGGGCCTGGTGGGCGACGTTCTTCCCCGGCCTGCTGATCATGGTCACCGTGCTGTGCCTGAACATCCTCTCCGACGGGATGACGGACGCCATGGTCGCGCCTCGTGCCCGCAAGCTCAGCACCGAAGCCGTCAACACCGAGGAGGCGACGTCTGTCCTCGAAGAGGCGCAGGCACCGACCGGTGACGACATCTCCGCGGCCGAGATCGCCGACGGCCGCGCCTTCTACGACGTCGAAGTGCCGATCGTCACGGAGGCCACAGCCATCATCGAGGCGACCACCGCAGCCGTGCCGCTCGACGAGCGCCTCGCCCAGCTGCGCGAGGTAGAGCTGAGCCGGACGGACCGCCTCGTGTACACGGGGGATGCCGCACCGCTGCTGGAGGTGCAGGACCTGTCGATCTCGTTCCCGCGCCACGGGGATGTCGCCGTCGTCGACGGCGTCAACTTCACGCTGCGACCGGGCGAGACGATGGCGCTGGTCGGCGAGTCCGGCTGCGGCAAGTCGATCACCTCGCTCGCGGTCATGGGTCTGCTCGATGAGAGCGCCAAGATCACCGGCAAGATCATGTTCGACGGCAAGGACCTGCTGCAGATGCCGCAGTCGGAGCGCAACGCGCTGCGCGGCCACGACATCGCGATGATCTACCAGGACGCTTTGAGCTCGCTCAACCCGGCGATGCCGATCCGCGCCCAGATGAAGCAGCTCACCTCGCGCGGCGGCACCCGCAGCGCCGAGGATCTGCTGACCCTGGTCGGACTCGACCCGAGTCGGACCCTCTCGTCATACCCGCACGAGCTCTCCGGCGGACAGCGTCAGCGCGTGCTCATCGCGATGGCCCTGACCCGCAACCCGCGGCTGGTGATCGCCGACGAGCCCACGACCGCGCTCGACGTGACTGTGCAGGCCCAGGTCATTGATCTCCTGAACTCGCTGCGCGAGGAGCTCGGCTTCGCGATGCTCTTCGTCTCGCACGACCTCGCCCTGGTCGCCGAGCTCGCGCACCGCATCACCGTCATGTACGCGGGACAGGTCGTCGAACAGGCCACCACGCGTGAGCTGCTCACCCAGCCCATGCACGAGTACACCCGCGGGCTGCTCGGCGCGGTGCTGTCGATCGAGTCCGGATCCGACCGCCTCCACCAGGTGCCGGGCACGGTGCCCTCGCCCAAGGACTTCCCCGCCGGCGACCGTTTCGCTCCGCGATCCTCGAACCCCGCGCGCAACGCCGGCGTCGTGCCGGTGCGCCGGCAGATCGAGGGGACCGAGCACTTCTACAGCGCGCATCCGGATGACGCGCCCGTCCAGCCGATCGGAGGTGCACGATGA
- a CDS encoding ABC transporter permease: protein MSNTLRLIGRRLLQLPLMILGITFLVFFVMSFSPVDPARTALGETASPEALEAYREANGLNAPLIVRYLGFLAGLLHGDLGTYSARSLPVADEVARAFPITLSLTFLGLLIAVFFAFILGVVAAVYRDRWPDKVIRVLGVSALSTPSFWLAILLIQVFTLQLGLLPASGPLPPFSEDPAGWLARMTLPAIALAVPVIGQLSRVVRSSMVEELDRDFVRTALGGGVPRVVVVARNVLRNALITPVTVLGLRIGYLLGGAVVIEVIFAIPGMGTLILNGVTNNEPNLVQGVTLVVSLAFVVINIIVDLLYVLINPRIRAV from the coding sequence GTGTCGAACACGCTCCGTCTTATCGGCCGGCGGCTCCTGCAGCTGCCGCTGATGATCCTGGGCATCACGTTCCTCGTGTTCTTCGTGATGTCCTTCTCGCCGGTGGATCCGGCGCGCACCGCCCTCGGCGAGACCGCATCCCCGGAAGCGCTCGAGGCCTACCGCGAAGCCAACGGGCTCAACGCCCCACTGATCGTCCGCTACCTGGGATTCCTCGCCGGCCTGCTGCACGGCGATCTCGGGACCTACTCGGCCCGCAGCCTCCCCGTCGCCGACGAGGTGGCCCGCGCATTCCCGATCACCCTCTCCCTGACTTTCCTCGGCCTGCTGATCGCCGTCTTCTTCGCGTTCATCCTCGGCGTCGTCGCCGCGGTCTACCGCGATCGCTGGCCCGACAAGGTCATCCGCGTCCTGGGTGTCTCGGCGCTGTCGACGCCGTCGTTCTGGCTCGCCATCCTTCTCATCCAGGTGTTCACCCTGCAGCTGGGGCTGCTTCCCGCTTCCGGCCCGCTGCCGCCGTTCTCCGAGGACCCGGCCGGCTGGCTGGCCCGGATGACGCTGCCGGCCATCGCGCTCGCCGTCCCCGTCATCGGGCAGCTGTCCCGCGTCGTACGCTCCTCGATGGTCGAGGAACTGGATCGCGACTTCGTCCGCACGGCCTTGGGCGGCGGCGTCCCGCGCGTCGTCGTGGTGGCACGCAACGTCCTGCGCAATGCGCTCATCACTCCGGTCACGGTCCTCGGACTGCGCATCGGCTACCTGCTCGGCGGAGCCGTGGTGATCGAGGTCATCTTCGCGATCCCCGGCATGGGAACGCTCATCCTCAACGGCGTGACCAACAACGAACCCAACCTCGTCCAGGGCGTCACGCTGGTGGTCTCACTGGCCTTCGTCGTGATCAACATCATCGTCGATCTCCTGTACGTCCTGATCAATCCCCGAATCCGGGCGGTGTGA
- a CDS encoding ABC transporter substrate-binding protein, producing MYRTPFQRRAGRYAAATAGILVASLALAACGSSGTTTPEKTEASAAVDPDGIIEAGISYALSGSFDPMIASGAVTVSANWHIFEGLVDLDPVSKEPYAALAAELPTKVDDTTYEIDLRADATFQNGDPVTADDVVYSYERVLDPASGSLFTTYIGFIDTVTAVDEDTVQITTKYPFSLLNERLGIVKIVPKAVVEADPAAFGANPVGSGPYKLVSAVPEDKLVFERYDDYNGPRPALAAGMNWNLLADSAARVTAMSSGTIQAMEDVPYIDVDTLASTVDVESVQSFGLLFMMFNTKAAPFDDPRVRQAFFYGLDMDKIIETGMLGNATAATSFLQETHPNYNEASTVYTYDPKKAKELLDEAGVSDLSITLLTTDTGWVKEVAPLIKESLDAIGVDVTLDISQSAAQYAKVDSGDYTVMVAPGDPSVFGNDPDLLMNWWYGENVWTKTRTNWADSPEYAELRGLLDTAVQESGDAQQKTWDQAFDLIAEEAVLYPLFHRKLPTAWSDQELVGFKPVPTTGLSFLDVGVAAK from the coding sequence ATGTACCGAACACCATTCCAAAGACGTGCTGGTCGCTACGCTGCAGCAACAGCGGGCATCCTGGTAGCGTCACTCGCTCTCGCCGCGTGCGGCTCATCGGGCACCACGACGCCGGAGAAGACCGAGGCCTCGGCTGCGGTCGACCCGGACGGCATCATCGAAGCCGGAATCTCGTACGCGCTGAGCGGCAGCTTCGACCCGATGATCGCATCGGGTGCGGTGACCGTTTCCGCGAACTGGCACATCTTCGAGGGACTGGTCGACCTCGACCCGGTCTCGAAGGAGCCCTACGCCGCGCTCGCCGCGGAGCTGCCGACGAAGGTGGACGACACCACCTACGAGATCGACCTGCGCGCTGACGCGACCTTCCAGAACGGTGACCCGGTCACCGCCGACGACGTCGTCTACAGCTACGAGCGCGTGCTCGACCCGGCCAGCGGCTCGCTGTTCACCACCTACATCGGCTTCATCGACACGGTCACTGCCGTCGATGAGGACACGGTGCAGATCACCACGAAGTACCCGTTCTCGCTCCTGAACGAGCGCCTCGGCATCGTCAAGATCGTCCCGAAGGCTGTCGTCGAGGCCGACCCCGCGGCCTTCGGCGCCAACCCGGTCGGCTCCGGCCCGTACAAGCTCGTGTCCGCGGTTCCCGAGGACAAGCTGGTCTTCGAGCGCTACGACGACTACAACGGCCCGCGTCCCGCGCTCGCGGCCGGCATGAACTGGAACCTGCTCGCGGACTCTGCAGCACGCGTCACCGCCATGTCGTCAGGCACGATCCAGGCCATGGAGGACGTCCCGTACATCGACGTCGACACGCTCGCCTCGACGGTCGACGTCGAAAGCGTGCAGTCCTTCGGTCTGCTGTTCATGATGTTCAACACCAAGGCTGCGCCGTTCGATGACCCCCGGGTCCGTCAGGCGTTCTTCTACGGGCTCGACATGGACAAGATCATCGAGACCGGCATGCTCGGCAACGCGACGGCCGCCACCTCGTTCCTGCAGGAGACGCACCCCAACTACAACGAGGCCTCCACGGTCTACACCTATGACCCGAAGAAGGCGAAGGAGCTCCTCGACGAGGCGGGCGTGTCCGACCTGTCGATCACGCTGCTGACCACCGACACCGGCTGGGTCAAGGAAGTCGCCCCGCTGATCAAGGAGTCGCTGGACGCGATCGGCGTCGATGTGACGCTCGACATCAGCCAGTCGGCCGCGCAGTACGCCAAGGTCGACTCCGGCGACTACACCGTCATGGTCGCCCCCGGTGACCCGTCGGTCTTCGGCAACGACCCCGACCTGCTGATGAACTGGTGGTACGGCGAGAACGTGTGGACCAAGACCCGCACGAACTGGGCCGACTCCCCGGAGTACGCGGAACTGCGCGGTCTGCTCGACACGGCCGTCCAGGAATCGGGCGACGCACAGCAGAAGACGTGGGACCAGGCGTTCGACCTGATCGCGGAGGAAGCGGTCCTGTACCCGCTGTTCCACCGCAAGCTCCCCACCGCGTGGAGCGACCAGGAGCTGGTCGGGTTCAAGCCGGTCCCCACCACGGGCCTCTCGTTCCTCGACGTCGGCGTCGCCGCCAAGTAG
- a CDS encoding FadR/GntR family transcriptional regulator, producing MRRSTTADEIKRLILTRGMRPGDLLPTEAELCETLDVSRSSVREAIRTLSTLDIVDVRHGHGTFVGGMSLDPMVEALVFRGALAPEGTLKALSDVIEVRLALDLAVAERVVEAMQGQSAPELEALVDEMETRAETGQTFLDADRAFHTRLLDTLDNRLVGQLVGAFWDVHTAVAPQLGIIPPADIKDTADAHGDMLRAAQRGDLEGYRQAVIEHYLPLQRSIAIAAS from the coding sequence ATGCGTCGATCGACCACGGCTGACGAGATCAAGCGACTGATCCTCACTCGTGGCATGCGCCCCGGCGACCTTCTCCCCACCGAAGCCGAGCTCTGCGAAACCCTTGACGTGTCGCGGTCCTCCGTGCGGGAGGCGATCCGCACGCTGTCCACGCTCGACATCGTGGATGTGCGCCACGGCCACGGCACCTTCGTCGGCGGCATGTCGCTGGACCCGATGGTCGAGGCCCTCGTCTTCCGTGGCGCACTGGCGCCCGAAGGAACACTCAAGGCGCTCAGCGACGTGATCGAGGTGCGCCTGGCACTCGACCTGGCTGTCGCCGAACGCGTCGTCGAGGCGATGCAGGGGCAGTCGGCGCCCGAGCTGGAGGCCCTGGTCGACGAGATGGAGACCCGCGCCGAGACCGGCCAGACGTTCCTCGACGCCGACCGTGCTTTCCACACGCGACTCCTGGACACTCTTGACAACCGCCTCGTCGGTCAGCTGGTCGGCGCCTTCTGGGACGTTCACACGGCCGTCGCGCCGCAGCTCGGCATCATCCCGCCGGCGGATATCAAGGACACCGCGGACGCCCACGGCGACATGCTGCGCGCCGCCCAGCGCGGAGACCTCGAGGGGTACCGGCAGGCCGTCATCGAGCACTACCTCCCCCTGCAGCGGTCCATCGCGATTGCCGCGTCGTGA
- a CDS encoding Gfo/Idh/MocA family protein — translation MSAALRYGIVGAGYFGRELGRLIDGIDGAVVTTVYSPEHATDLAEELGCSVAASVDDLAAQVDVVVVASPNSAHLEPVLRAAENGAHVFCEKPIALSYADCDAMVSACERAGVVFMAGHVMHFMPGVRRTAALIADGAIGDVVVARSIRTGWEDGSAAPGWKKDRATSGGHLYHHIHELDVLQHLIAPAERATMIGGAVPHAGSRTGNEDALLLASLAFPGDRYATLDWGSVFRRPQHEVTIQGTLGYVTIDMHDVGVTLTTADRVERFPLHTAEEDAERTAEHAGTASGGGVVYGDPTVRPPRWLRSAMQAELDYFHGLVAGTHEVDPALVSLTDGSAARASIATADALTLSMAEGRTVAVNEITGAGRALASAAADR, via the coding sequence GTGAGCGCGGCTCTGCGTTACGGCATCGTCGGCGCCGGCTATTTCGGCCGTGAGCTGGGCCGCCTCATCGACGGCATCGACGGCGCCGTCGTCACGACCGTGTACTCGCCGGAGCACGCGACCGACCTCGCCGAGGAGTTGGGCTGCTCTGTCGCGGCATCCGTCGACGACCTCGCCGCGCAGGTCGACGTGGTCGTCGTCGCCTCCCCCAACAGTGCTCACCTCGAGCCGGTGCTGCGCGCCGCCGAGAATGGCGCGCACGTCTTCTGCGAGAAGCCCATCGCCCTGTCCTACGCCGACTGCGACGCGATGGTGTCCGCGTGCGAGCGCGCCGGCGTCGTATTCATGGCCGGGCACGTGATGCACTTCATGCCCGGCGTCCGACGCACGGCCGCGCTCATCGCGGACGGGGCGATCGGCGACGTCGTCGTCGCACGCTCGATCCGGACGGGCTGGGAGGACGGCTCGGCCGCCCCCGGCTGGAAGAAGGATCGCGCCACCTCGGGCGGTCACCTGTACCACCACATCCATGAGCTCGACGTGCTCCAGCACCTGATCGCACCCGCAGAGCGCGCCACGATGATCGGCGGAGCGGTGCCGCACGCCGGCTCCCGCACCGGAAACGAGGACGCGCTGCTCCTGGCCTCCCTCGCCTTCCCCGGCGACCGCTACGCGACGCTGGACTGGGGCTCGGTCTTCCGGCGCCCGCAGCACGAGGTCACGATCCAGGGCACGCTCGGCTACGTCACGATCGACATGCACGACGTCGGTGTCACGCTGACCACCGCGGACCGTGTCGAGCGCTTCCCCCTGCACACCGCGGAGGAGGATGCCGAGCGCACCGCCGAGCATGCCGGCACCGCATCCGGCGGGGGCGTCGTCTACGGTGACCCCACCGTCCGCCCACCGCGCTGGCTCCGCAGCGCCATGCAGGCAGAGCTCGACTACTTCCATGGTCTCGTCGCCGGCACGCACGAGGTCGATCCCGCCCTCGTGTCGTTGACGGATGGCTCCGCCGCCCGCGCGTCGATCGCGACGGCCGATGCGCTCACCCTCTCGATGGCCGAGGGCCGCACGGTCGCCGTCAACGAGATCACCGGCGCCGGCCGCGCGCTGGCGAGCGCGGCTGCGGACCGATGA